One window of the Eucalyptus grandis isolate ANBG69807.140 chromosome 8, ASM1654582v1, whole genome shotgun sequence genome contains the following:
- the LOC104416687 gene encoding TMV resistance protein N-like codes for MSSSSSSSSSSSEEKWPYDVFINFRGEDVRSGFVADLHSCLSHGGINAYIDSVDLRRGDEIKSALTKAIKESRIAVLVFSENYASSRWCLDELVKVMECRRDEKQRRESYSEALASYEKELGKDSERVKEWRQALNEAGNLSGWHYDHGDDTKFIEGIVKEISAIIGREPLNVANYPVGVGCREEKVMSLLGTGLDDIRMIGIWGTGGVGKTTIAKAVYNRIAKQFDGCSFLANVKETSSRPNGLVDLQNKLLSQILWKGNLVVSSVDEGANLIPGTLCSRKILLVLDDVDHGD; via the exons atgtcgtcttcttcttcttcctcctcctcctcttccgaAGAAAAATGGCCGTACGACGTTTTCATTAACTTCAGAGGCGAGGACGTCCGCTCCGGCTTCGTCGCTGACCTCCACAGCTGTCTGTCTCATGGCGGCATCAACGCCTACATCGACAGCGTGGACCTGAGGCGCGGGGACGAGATCAAGTCTGCGCTCACGAAGGCCATCAAGGAGTCGCGGATCGCCGTGCTCGTCTTCTCCGAGAACTACGCTTCGTCTAGGTGGTGCTTGGACGAGCTGGTGAAGGTCATGGAGTGTAGGAGGGACGAGAAACAGCGG agagagagttATAGCGAGGCATTGGCCAGCTACGAGAAGGAATTGGGAAAGGATTCTGAAAGGGTGAAGGAATGGAGGCAAGCCCTAAATGAAGCCGGCAATTTGTCCGGTTGGCATTATGACCATGG AGATGATACCAAGTTCATTGAGGGAATCGTCAAAGAGATTTCGGCTATAATAGGGCGAGAACCCTTGAATGTTGCCAACTATCCCGTCGGTGTAGGTTGCCGGGAAGAAAAAGTAATGTCGTTGTTGGGTACGGGCTTGGATGATATTCGGATGATAGGAATATGGGGGACTGGAGGTGTAGGGAAGACCACTATTGCTAAAGCTGTTTACAACAGAATTGCTAAACAGTTTGATGGGTGCAGCTTTCTTGCAAATGTTAAAGAAACTTCAAGTAGACCTAACGGCCTAGTTGATTTGCAGAACAAACTGTTATCCCAGAtattatggaaaggaaatttAGTGGTCTCAAGTGTGGATGAAGGCGCTAATCTAATACCAGGTACACTTTGCTCCAGGAAGATTCTACTTgtgcttgatgatgtggatCATGGGGACTAG